A window of the Desulfurobacterium atlanticum genome harbors these coding sequences:
- a CDS encoding carbohydrate ABC transporter permease, with product MGGLVNRVRAILKLHFIVPFLFLVVVFYFIPVIITFLISFTNMSSYTGFSNWHWVEFKNYEFIFKNPETVQHFWITVKYVVCTLLFFNVGLAFILALATTHISRKWGYFFRSLWLLPRITPVVVYIMMWQFLVADAPYGVINQLFIKPLGLQPQNWLAVVPFLMIVLVNGFVGASFGMIIFTSAIESIPKDIMNASLIDGATIFQRIRYVIVPYLKWPLLFVLTYQTLSLLTSFEQILILTNGEFGTEVWALWAYHKALSNYWGNFQWGFGMALSAVLVIVGVIFSIIYMRFFKFKELVKRPKIETL from the coding sequence ATGGGCGGGTTGGTGAATAGAGTGAGAGCTATACTAAAACTTCACTTTATCGTTCCGTTTCTTTTCCTTGTTGTTGTTTTCTATTTTATCCCTGTGATAATAACCTTTTTGATCTCTTTCACCAATATGAGTTCCTATACCGGTTTTTCTAACTGGCACTGGGTGGAATTTAAAAATTATGAGTTTATCTTTAAAAATCCTGAAACTGTACAGCATTTCTGGATTACTGTGAAATATGTTGTTTGTACTCTTCTTTTCTTTAATGTTGGTCTTGCTTTTATCCTTGCCCTTGCTACTACTCACATTTCGCGGAAATGGGGTTACTTTTTCCGGTCTTTATGGCTTCTTCCAAGGATAACACCGGTAGTTGTTTACATAATGATGTGGCAGTTTCTTGTGGCCGATGCTCCTTATGGTGTTATAAACCAGCTCTTTATAAAGCCTCTCGGTTTACAACCTCAAAACTGGCTTGCTGTGGTTCCTTTTCTGATGATTGTTCTGGTAAATGGTTTTGTTGGGGCATCATTTGGAATGATAATTTTCACCTCGGCTATAGAGTCAATTCCGAAAGATATAATGAATGCTTCTTTAATTGATGGAGCTACGATTTTTCAACGGATTCGTTATGTGATAGTTCCATATCTTAAGTGGCCTTTACTTTTTGTTTTAACCTATCAGACTCTTTCTCTTTTAACATCATTTGAGCAGATTTTAATTCTGACAAATGGGGAGTTTGGAACAGAAGTTTGGGCCCTGTGGGCTTACCATAAAGCTCTCAGTAATTACTGGGGAAACTTCCAGTGGGGTTTTGGAATGGCACTTTCAGCGGTTCTTGTTATTGTTGGTGTTATTTTCAGCATTATTTATATGCGGTTTTTCAAGTTTAAAGAGCTTGTTAAACGGCCAAAAATAGAGACTCTTTAA
- a CDS encoding carbohydrate ABC transporter permease encodes MVGSRIFKFLTVVFLFLISLPIILGFIWLFISTFSIRTFGLIPVDSQGHIGGLTLSNWKFLADKTIWLVTLNTLILAIGLTAGVIIVSALAGYALSRMNFSGRRTILSLSLMLHAFPSVTLLIAIYFVLRWISKIPIIGNGLPVIGGFGYDTLGGVILVSIALQLPLGVWLMKGFFDNVSWDMEMAALIDGCSRFRILWQIILPQIKPGIAALAIFSFIEGWSSFLIPYSFMTSASTATVATYLNSLLSDSAPVNYGTLAAVGLFQLLPVLIFFIFTQKYMLNIFSGGVKGSS; translated from the coding sequence ATGGTAGGTTCAAGAATTTTTAAATTTTTAACAGTTGTTTTTCTGTTTCTTATTTCACTGCCGATAATTTTAGGATTTATCTGGCTTTTTATTTCAACCTTTTCTATAAGGACGTTTGGACTGATTCCTGTTGATTCACAGGGACACATTGGAGGATTAACCCTTTCAAACTGGAAATTTCTTGCTGATAAAACGATTTGGCTTGTAACTTTAAATACACTTATTCTTGCTATAGGGCTTACTGCTGGAGTTATTATTGTTTCAGCACTTGCTGGCTATGCTCTTTCAAGAATGAATTTTTCCGGTAGAAGAACTATTCTTTCCCTTTCTTTGATGCTTCACGCTTTTCCGAGTGTTACTCTTTTGATAGCTATCTATTTCGTTTTAAGATGGATATCAAAAATACCTATCATCGGAAATGGTCTGCCTGTTATCGGGGGATTTGGGTATGATACTCTCGGTGGTGTGATTCTTGTTAGTATAGCTCTTCAGCTTCCTCTGGGCGTCTGGCTTATGAAAGGTTTTTTTGACAATGTTTCCTGGGATATGGAGATGGCTGCCCTTATAGATGGATGTTCAAGGTTCAGGATTTTATGGCAGATAATTCTTCCGCAGATAAAGCCGGGCATAGCTGCCCTTGCGATTTTCTCTTTTATCGAAGGCTGGAGCTCTTTTTTGATTCCGTACTCTTTTATGACTTCAGCATCCACGGCAACAGTAGCAACCTATCTTAACTCTCTTCTTTCAGATAGTGCACCGGTTAATTATGGAACGCTTGCTGCTGTTGGTCTTTTTCAGCTTCTCCCTGTTTTAATCTTTTTTATTTTTACTCAGAAATATATGCTTAATATTTTTTCAGGTGGAGTGAAGGGCTCTTCCTGA
- a CDS encoding ABC transporter ATP-binding protein, producing the protein MKIALEHLTKKFGDVYAVKDLNFHIGDGEFVALLGPSGCGKTTTMLMIAGIYKPTEGFIKFDGKVVNDLEPRDRNTGMVFQSYALYPHMTVYENITFPLKLKKVPKSEMEEECKKIAKLLQIEHLLNRKPGELSGGQQQRVALGRALIKKPKVLLFDEPLSNLDARLRISMRRFIKEIQREFGITSIYVTHDQEEAMTMADRIAVMKDGVLQTFTTPNKLHDEPENIFVANFIGNPPMNIIDAELFEDKGELYLCLSEGFSVEVPEIRKPRVKKRKVKFGIRPYDVKIVKDGKIPAKVVFVEFFGKELLVLCKIGDKEIQVLVPAELNVKEGDGLFLEFKESGFHFFDPDTGVSLLKR; encoded by the coding sequence ATGAAAATTGCCCTTGAACATTTAACAAAAAAGTTTGGAGATGTTTATGCTGTGAAAGACCTAAATTTCCATATTGGTGATGGAGAGTTCGTTGCGCTGCTTGGGCCTTCAGGCTGTGGAAAGACAACCACAATGTTGATGATAGCCGGGATTTATAAACCTACAGAGGGTTTTATTAAATTTGACGGAAAAGTTGTTAATGACCTTGAACCCAGGGATAGGAATACAGGGATGGTGTTTCAAAGTTATGCTCTCTATCCTCATATGACGGTTTATGAGAATATAACTTTTCCTTTAAAGCTTAAAAAAGTGCCTAAATCTGAAATGGAAGAAGAGTGTAAAAAAATAGCGAAACTGCTCCAGATAGAGCATCTCTTGAACAGGAAGCCCGGTGAGCTTTCCGGTGGCCAGCAGCAGAGAGTTGCTCTTGGTAGAGCTTTGATTAAAAAACCGAAAGTCCTTCTGTTTGATGAGCCTCTTTCCAATCTTGATGCAAGGCTCAGAATAAGTATGAGAAGGTTTATAAAAGAGATACAAAGAGAGTTCGGAATAACAAGTATTTATGTAACTCATGATCAGGAAGAAGCGATGACTATGGCTGACAGAATAGCTGTGATGAAGGATGGAGTTTTACAAACCTTTACAACTCCTAATAAGCTTCACGATGAGCCGGAGAATATTTTTGTTGCCAATTTTATAGGTAATCCTCCTATGAATATTATTGATGCGGAGTTATTTGAGGATAAAGGTGAATTGTATCTTTGTCTTTCGGAAGGATTTTCTGTTGAAGTTCCGGAAATCAGAAAGCCTCGGGTAAAAAAAAGAAAGGTGAAATTTGGGATTCGTCCTTATGATGTAAAAATAGTTAAAGATGGAAAAATACCGGCAAAGGTTGTTTTTGTTGAGTTTTTCGGGAAAGAGCTTTTGGTTCTTTGTAAGATTGGAGATAAAGAGATTCAGGTTCTTGTTCCTGCTGAGTTAAATGTTAAAGAAGGAGATGGCCTTTTCCTGGAATTTAAAGAGAGCGGTTTCCATTTCTTTGACCCTGATACTGGAGTTTCTCTTTTAAAGAGGTGA
- a CDS encoding glycerophosphodiester phosphodiesterase, whose amino-acid sequence MLITAHNGCENTVQNSFEAIKVAVESGADVVEVDVRITGDAVPIVFHDEDILVNGEKKKISEISFEKFRKGGFFNGIFLEEVFEFLKDEDVIVNLDVKTDDAIVPMVEMVRRFDFFDRVFATGCEYDRVVKFKKLFPDFRVFLNVPMFSFSGKESLKGLYSILISSGACGINMNYKYCFPEFVKFFHKRFFPVSVWTVDAENDMEKAIRMEVFSITTNYPVKLRKIIENSC is encoded by the coding sequence ATGCTTATAACGGCTCATAACGGTTGTGAGAATACTGTTCAAAATAGTTTTGAAGCCATCAAGGTGGCTGTTGAATCAGGAGCAGACGTTGTTGAAGTAGATGTTAGGATTACTGGAGATGCTGTTCCGATAGTGTTTCACGATGAAGATATATTGGTAAATGGGGAAAAGAAGAAGATTTCAGAGATTTCTTTTGAAAAGTTTAGAAAAGGGGGGTTCTTTAATGGGATTTTTCTTGAAGAAGTTTTTGAATTTTTGAAAGACGAAGATGTTATTGTAAACCTTGATGTTAAAACAGATGATGCAATTGTTCCCATGGTAGAGATGGTTAGAAGATTTGATTTTTTTGATAGAGTGTTTGCCACGGGCTGTGAGTATGACCGAGTTGTGAAGTTTAAAAAGCTTTTTCCTGACTTCAGAGTTTTTCTAAATGTTCCGATGTTTAGTTTTTCTGGTAAAGAGTCTTTAAAAGGTCTTTATTCAATACTTATATCCAGTGGGGCTTGTGGAATAAATATGAATTACAAATATTGTTTCCCTGAGTTTGTTAAATTTTTTCACAAAAGGTTTTTTCCTGTTTCTGTCTGGACTGTGGACGCTGAAAATGATATGGAAAAAGCTATAAGAATGGAAGTTTTCTCTATAACGACAAACTATCCTGTTAAACTGAGGAAAATTATAGAAAATTCATGTTGA
- a CDS encoding MBL fold metallo-hydrolase → MILSRETVKNRIVFLGTAGARYAAFGLIRQAGGIWIDVEGTNIHIDPGPGALIYSHKKGLNPHWLSYLIISHRHLDHCADINHMIEAITLGGKRKKGILLCPEDAVSEDPVVLEYTRNNLEKTIIIKEGLEIPFESGKIKFPIKHIHGVDTFGVVVENSKKNISIGYIADTKYFDKLIDAYKTSNILIINTTLKNPKPLIPHLSVPDAEKLIKEIKPELAILTHFGRTMVSNKPWEIAKELSEKTDINTIAAWDNMIVDTENFKIVRQK, encoded by the coding sequence GTGATCCTTTCAAGGGAAACGGTTAAAAATCGTATCGTTTTTCTTGGAACAGCAGGAGCAAGATATGCTGCCTTCGGCCTTATCAGACAGGCGGGCGGTATATGGATAGATGTAGAAGGAACAAACATCCATATAGACCCGGGGCCCGGTGCCTTAATCTATTCACATAAAAAGGGGTTAAACCCTCACTGGCTATCCTATCTTATAATCTCTCACCGCCACCTTGACCACTGTGCCGACATAAACCACATGATAGAAGCAATCACCCTTGGGGGGAAAAGGAAAAAAGGGATACTTCTCTGCCCTGAAGATGCTGTATCGGAAGATCCTGTAGTTTTAGAATACACAAGAAACAACCTTGAAAAAACTATCATAATTAAAGAAGGCCTCGAAATTCCATTTGAAAGCGGAAAAATAAAATTTCCAATAAAACACATTCACGGCGTTGATACTTTCGGCGTTGTAGTTGAAAACAGCAAAAAGAACATATCCATCGGCTACATAGCTGACACAAAGTATTTTGATAAATTGATAGACGCATATAAAACCTCAAACATACTGATAATCAACACAACATTAAAAAATCCAAAGCCCCTCATCCCTCATCTTTCAGTTCCCGACGCAGAAAAACTTATAAAAGAGATAAAACCTGAACTTGCAATTCTTACCCACTTTGGAAGAACAATGGTATCAAACAAACCGTGGGAAATAGCCAAAGAACTTTCAGAAAAAACCGACATAAACACAATAGCCGCATGGGATAACATGATTGTTGATACAGAAAATTTTAAAATTGTGAGACAAAAGTAA
- the coaD gene encoding pantetheine-phosphate adenylyltransferase → MIRKAIYPGTFDPVTLGHLDIVKRGLEIFPELIVGIAENPKKKPMFTIEERKEMFKESLKEIGLNGRVKVKTFNSLLVEFAKKEGAVAIIRGIRIISDMDHEFTMASINRKLYPEIETVFLMPSDEFAYLSSSVVRELAFYGGDVDQFVTKCVKEKLLEKMGRK, encoded by the coding sequence ATGATAAGAAAAGCCATATATCCCGGAACTTTTGACCCTGTAACATTGGGACATCTTGATATTGTAAAAAGAGGACTTGAAATATTTCCCGAGCTTATTGTAGGAATAGCGGAAAATCCGAAGAAAAAACCGATGTTTACAATAGAAGAAAGAAAAGAGATGTTTAAAGAAAGCCTTAAAGAGATAGGATTAAACGGCAGGGTAAAGGTAAAAACTTTCAACTCTCTCCTTGTTGAATTTGCAAAAAAGGAAGGAGCAGTCGCGATAATAAGAGGTATAAGAATTATCTCTGATATGGATCACGAGTTTACAATGGCTTCCATAAACAGGAAACTATATCCTGAAATAGAAACTGTTTTTTTAATGCCTTCAGATGAATTTGCGTATCTCTCCTCTTCAGTTGTTAGAGAACTTGCTTTTTACGGCGGAGATGTTGACCAGTTTGTAACAAAGTGCGTAAAAGAGAAACTCCTTGAAAAGATGGGTAGAAAGTGA
- the gpmI gene encoding 2,3-bisphosphoglycerate-independent phosphoglycerate mutase, whose translation MNEKFVALIILDGFGYSPVKDGNAIAQANTPFWDYLWSTYPKALLLASGEAVGLPDGQMGNSEVGHMNIGAGRIVYQDIVRITKAIKSGEFFDNSVLKKLMVNAKNRKLHLVGLLSDGGVHSHIEHLFALIDMAKKEGVKEVYIHPILDGRDTPPKSAEKYLKQLIEKLKETGTGKIATFGGRYYYMDRDKRWDRTEKAYNAMVLGEGNITSDPLKALEEAYERGETDEFVTPYVVDKNGIIEDGDSVFFFNFRADRMRQIVSALGLDDFNGFERKKTVKPLIATMTMYEQTFPFDVAFPPQELKNVLGEVISSKGFSQLRIAETEKYAHVTYFFNGGREEPFPKEDRVLIPSPKVATYDLKPEMSAEEVTEKFIEKLETNDYRLLVLNFANPDMVGHTGIMEAAVKAVETVDRCLSKVVKAVLKKGGACIITADHGNVEQMINRETGQPQTAHTTNPVPFVVVRNTCRVYKIERRKSKEVEIPEEFGGVKVAGILADIAPTILALLGEEKPEEMTGENLVIEE comes from the coding sequence ATGAACGAAAAATTTGTGGCTCTCATAATACTTGATGGCTTTGGATACAGCCCCGTTAAGGATGGAAACGCTATAGCACAGGCAAACACACCTTTCTGGGATTATCTTTGGTCAACATATCCGAAGGCTCTTCTTCTCGCATCAGGAGAAGCGGTAGGATTGCCAGATGGTCAGATGGGAAATTCAGAAGTGGGACACATGAATATAGGAGCTGGAAGAATTGTTTATCAAGATATTGTGAGAATAACAAAAGCTATAAAATCTGGCGAATTTTTTGATAATTCTGTCCTTAAAAAGCTTATGGTAAACGCTAAAAATAGAAAACTTCACCTTGTAGGACTTCTATCTGACGGAGGAGTTCACAGCCATATTGAACACCTTTTTGCTCTTATTGATATGGCAAAGAAAGAAGGTGTTAAAGAAGTTTATATCCATCCGATTCTTGACGGAAGAGACACGCCCCCAAAATCAGCAGAAAAATACCTGAAACAGCTGATAGAAAAGCTAAAAGAGACCGGAACGGGAAAAATTGCAACATTTGGCGGAAGATATTATTACATGGATAGAGACAAACGGTGGGATAGAACAGAAAAAGCCTACAACGCAATGGTCTTAGGAGAAGGAAACATTACATCAGATCCTTTAAAAGCCCTTGAGGAAGCCTATGAAAGGGGAGAGACAGATGAATTTGTTACCCCTTATGTTGTTGATAAAAACGGTATCATTGAAGACGGAGATTCTGTCTTTTTCTTTAATTTCAGAGCAGACAGAATGAGACAGATAGTTTCAGCATTGGGACTTGATGACTTTAATGGATTTGAGAGGAAAAAGACCGTAAAACCGCTAATAGCTACAATGACAATGTATGAACAAACTTTCCCCTTTGACGTAGCCTTTCCACCGCAGGAGCTTAAAAATGTTCTTGGTGAAGTTATTTCAAGTAAGGGATTCAGCCAGCTAAGAATAGCAGAAACAGAGAAATACGCTCATGTTACATACTTTTTCAACGGCGGCAGGGAAGAACCTTTTCCAAAAGAGGACAGAGTTTTAATACCATCACCAAAGGTTGCCACTTATGACCTGAAGCCTGAAATGAGTGCTGAAGAGGTTACTGAAAAATTTATAGAAAAGCTTGAAACCAACGATTACAGACTTTTAGTCTTAAACTTTGCAAATCCTGACATGGTGGGACATACAGGTATAATGGAAGCTGCCGTAAAAGCCGTTGAAACGGTTGATAGATGCCTTTCAAAAGTCGTAAAAGCGGTGCTTAAAAAAGGCGGTGCATGTATAATAACGGCAGACCACGGAAATGTTGAACAGATGATAAACAGAGAAACAGGCCAACCGCAAACTGCACATACCACAAATCCGGTGCCGTTTGTGGTGGTAAGAAACACCTGCAGAGTTTATAAAATAGAAAGAAGGAAAAGTAAAGAGGTTGAGATACCGGAAGAGTTTGGAGGAGTTAAAGTGGCAGGAATACTTGCTGATATTGCTCCAACCATTCTTGCACTACTCGGCGAAGAGAAACCTGAAGAGATGACAGGTGAAAACCTTGTTATAGAGGAATAA
- a CDS encoding helicase-related protein — MPEHNDLTFFTNEDGRKLIDRFKTLFKDTKELNIIVGYFYLSGLYQLQEELENVDKIRIIVGMQAGKEVFDLVEKAKSIEESKNSYLENVVEELSNDENDSFEKEKAIRKFLEWIQSGKLEIKQYPHSPLHAKLYIFRSRSGIDVGRVITGSSNFTISGLKENLEFNVELKNRADVEFAISRFEKLWEDCKDISEDIIKTVKEKTYLNDTLSPYELYLKFLYEFFGEQIDFDKEDEFLFLPKGFKKLKYQLEAVVDAESKIKKHGGVFLSDVVGLGKTFIASMLVAKLREKVLVFAPPHLTEYWEDTLREFNVAAKVISSGRLRNLDVEYFKDYSIVIVDEAHRFRNEETKSYETLHKICRGKKVILLTATPYNNKPSDIKSQLLLFQNRYKSTIPGVTNLEEFFSALETKIKQVDRKKNPEKFKEVLKECGQEIRTRILRYVMVRRTRKEVEKFFKDDLNAQGVSFPKSRDPVKVYYELDKKLDSLYNKTIEIIKSLSYARYRPALYLKTKLKENDPIFISQMNLSGLMKTLLLKRLESSFEAFKKSLDRFLKSHEQFLNMYEKKGEIYISKEVDVYELIDDDNFDEIFKLVEQGTVQSYSKEELRPEFYENLKADTEAIRELQNEWYKVEDDPKLEKFLNLLEYEDSTLSKAKKLLIFTEFSDTAEYLGNRLKESFGDCVLVFSSKSNPSVRKKIIENFDPNAKVKRDDVKILITTDVLAEGINLHRSNIIVNYDIPWNPTKVLQRVGRINRVGTRFKEIYVYNFFPISVAEKELGLEAAAIAKLQAFHQALGEDAKYLTEEEEVDAHGLFERINTIKEDEEDESFFRYIKLLREIRENNPELFEKIKSLPKKARSGRRFKRELLITLFKKGNLKKIYVAYEDKQSQEIDFLKAIELLEVGPEEKNLTIPLENYYSLLEKNISAFNISLNEEKSKEKSRKTASRAEKYLIKELKALKNYFKDKETKKQVIKVLGFIDTGSIPKRTLKDLSKKFKENSEPEVKIEILREFLEKISFKEKQTENSYDDSNVEVILSQYFGR; from the coding sequence ATGCCCGAACATAACGATTTGACATTTTTTACTAATGAGGATGGAAGAAAGCTTATAGACAGATTTAAAACTTTATTTAAAGATACTAAGGAATTGAATATTATTGTGGGATATTTTTACCTGTCCGGCTTATATCAACTTCAAGAAGAGCTTGAGAATGTAGATAAAATAAGAATTATTGTTGGGATGCAGGCGGGTAAAGAAGTATTTGATCTTGTGGAAAAAGCAAAAAGTATAGAAGAATCAAAGAATAGCTATCTTGAAAACGTAGTTGAGGAACTTTCAAACGATGAAAATGATTCCTTTGAAAAAGAGAAAGCTATAAGAAAATTTTTAGAGTGGATACAAAGTGGTAAGTTGGAAATAAAACAGTATCCACATTCACCTCTTCATGCCAAGCTTTATATTTTTAGAAGTAGAAGTGGGATAGATGTTGGAAGAGTAATTACAGGGTCTTCAAATTTCACAATTTCAGGTCTTAAAGAGAATCTGGAATTCAATGTGGAACTAAAAAATAGGGCTGATGTTGAATTTGCCATTAGTAGATTTGAAAAACTGTGGGAAGATTGCAAGGATATTTCAGAAGATATTATAAAAACAGTTAAGGAGAAAACTTATCTTAACGATACCCTTTCTCCTTATGAGCTTTATTTAAAATTTCTTTATGAGTTTTTTGGAGAGCAGATCGATTTTGATAAAGAGGATGAATTTTTATTTCTTCCTAAAGGATTTAAAAAACTTAAATATCAGCTGGAAGCTGTTGTTGATGCAGAATCCAAAATTAAAAAGCATGGCGGTGTATTTCTTTCAGATGTGGTAGGTCTTGGAAAGACCTTTATAGCTTCAATGTTAGTGGCTAAATTGAGGGAAAAAGTATTGGTGTTTGCTCCTCCTCATTTGACCGAATACTGGGAGGATACGTTAAGAGAGTTTAATGTGGCAGCTAAGGTGATTTCATCCGGGCGTTTAAGAAATTTAGATGTTGAGTATTTTAAAGACTATTCCATAGTTATTGTAGATGAAGCTCACAGATTCAGAAATGAGGAAACAAAAAGTTATGAGACTTTGCACAAAATATGTAGAGGAAAAAAGGTAATTCTTTTAACAGCAACACCCTATAACAACAAGCCATCCGATATTAAAAGCCAGTTGCTTCTTTTCCAGAATAGGTATAAATCCACCATTCCCGGCGTTACAAATCTTGAAGAGTTTTTCAGTGCTCTGGAAACTAAAATAAAGCAAGTTGACAGGAAAAAAAATCCTGAGAAGTTTAAAGAGGTTCTTAAAGAGTGCGGTCAGGAGATTAGAACCAGAATTTTAAGATACGTTATGGTAAGACGAACAAGAAAGGAAGTGGAGAAATTTTTTAAAGATGACCTGAACGCTCAGGGTGTTTCCTTCCCAAAATCCAGAGACCCTGTAAAAGTTTACTACGAACTGGATAAAAAACTTGATAGTTTATACAATAAAACTATAGAAATAATAAAAAGTCTTTCATACGCAAGGTATCGTCCTGCTCTCTACCTTAAAACCAAACTTAAAGAAAATGACCCGATATTTATTTCTCAGATGAATCTGTCCGGTTTAATGAAAACGCTTCTGTTAAAGCGTCTTGAAAGTAGTTTTGAAGCATTTAAGAAAAGTCTTGATAGATTTTTAAAATCCCATGAGCAGTTTTTAAATATGTATGAAAAGAAAGGCGAAATTTATATAAGTAAGGAAGTTGATGTTTATGAATTAATTGACGATGATAATTTTGATGAAATCTTTAAACTTGTTGAGCAAGGCACTGTCCAGAGTTACAGCAAAGAGGAGCTGCGTCCAGAGTTTTATGAAAATCTCAAGGCTGATACAGAAGCAATAAGAGAATTACAAAACGAATGGTATAAAGTAGAAGATGACCCAAAGTTGGAAAAATTTTTAAATCTGCTTGAGTATGAAGATTCCACTCTATCTAAAGCGAAAAAACTTCTAATATTTACCGAATTTTCCGATACAGCTGAATATCTCGGGAATAGATTAAAAGAAAGCTTTGGAGATTGTGTTTTGGTTTTCTCTTCTAAGTCAAATCCTTCGGTGAGAAAGAAAATCATTGAAAACTTTGATCCAAATGCAAAAGTTAAAAGGGATGATGTAAAAATTCTTATTACAACGGATGTTCTTGCAGAAGGGATAAACCTTCACCGTTCAAACATTATAGTTAATTACGATATTCCGTGGAATCCAACAAAAGTTTTACAGAGGGTAGGAAGAATTAACAGAGTAGGCACAAGATTTAAAGAGATTTATGTTTATAACTTTTTCCCTATAAGCGTTGCAGAGAAAGAGCTGGGACTTGAAGCGGCAGCAATAGCGAAGCTTCAAGCTTTTCATCAGGCTCTCGGGGAGGATGCGAAATATTTAACAGAAGAGGAAGAGGTTGATGCCCATGGTTTGTTTGAAAGGATAAACACTATAAAAGAAGATGAAGAAGATGAATCATTCTTCCGGTATATTAAGCTGCTTAGAGAAATCCGGGAAAATAATCCTGAGCTGTTTGAAAAGATAAAAAGTCTTCCTAAAAAAGCCCGCTCTGGAAGGAGATTTAAAAGAGAATTACTGATAACGCTTTTTAAAAAAGGAAATCTTAAAAAGATTTATGTTGCTTATGAAGATAAGCAATCTCAGGAAATAGACTTTTTAAAAGCAATTGAGTTGCTGGAAGTTGGACCAGAAGAGAAAAACCTTACAATTCCGCTTGAAAATTATTATTCTCTGTTAGAGAAAAATATAAGTGCTTTTAACATTTCCTTAAATGAAGAAAAAAGTAAAGAGAAATCCAGAAAAACAGCGTCAAGAGCTGAGAAGTATCTTATAAAAGAACTAAAAGCTCTTAAAAACTATTTCAAAGATAAAGAAACGAAAAAGCAGGTTATAAAAGTGCTTGGCTTTATAGATACAGGAAGCATACCTAAAAGGACTTTAAAGGACTTAAGCAAGAAGTTTAAAGAAAACAGCGAACCTGAGGTAAAAATTGAAATTCTGAGAGAATTTTTAGAAAAAATTTCCTTTAAAGAAAAACAAACAGAAAATTCTTACGATGATTCAAATGTGGAAGTGATATTGTCTCAATATTTTGGAAGGTGA
- a CDS encoding ribbon-helix-helix domain-containing protein, which produces MAITKKLISMDKMLAEELSTVSKILGISQKEIVEKALDFYFDYLDVAVAEKISKEIKEGRMKVYEAKEVFRGLGIDV; this is translated from the coding sequence ATGGCTATTACCAAAAAGTTGATTAGTATGGACAAAATGCTTGCTGAAGAGCTTTCTACTGTTTCAAAAATACTTGGAATATCTCAGAAGGAGATTGTAGAAAAAGCTCTTGATTTTTATTTTGACTATTTAGATGTGGCTGTTGCTGAAAAAATAAGTAAAGAAATAAAAGAAGGTAGAATGAAAGTTTATGAGGCAAAAGAGGTTTTTAGGGGACTTGGGATAGATGTATAA
- a CDS encoding type II toxin-antitoxin system RelE family toxin, whose translation MYKLLFSEVAKKDLEKFTIDERIFIAEKLKYLAENFELLKQTKKVRKLKGSGKFYRFVIARKIRAIFEVKNEEIVILMLRVGKRKDVYRDL comes from the coding sequence ATGTATAAACTTTTATTCTCCGAAGTTGCTAAAAAAGACCTTGAAAAATTTACCATTGATGAGAGAATTTTTATTGCCGAAAAGTTGAAATACCTCGCAGAAAATTTTGAACTTCTTAAACAGACAAAGAAAGTTAGAAAACTCAAAGGAAGCGGTAAATTTTACAGGTTTGTAATTGCCAGAAAAATAAGAGCTATTTTTGAAGTTAAAAACGAAGAGATTGTTATTCTGATGTTGAGAGTGGGGAAACGGAAAGATGTCTATAGAGATTTATGA